The Cytophagia bacterium CHB2 DNA segment GAGCAAAGCGCCGCGCCTGCGCCGCGTGAGTTTGCGGTCGTTCGATTTCAACTGTGCCTCGCCCGTCAAAAATCTCGACGTGAACGCGGACCTCGGCGGCGAGGTTGCGGCAAAGTTTAGCGACTACACGCATGCCGCGAATCGCAAACTGGTTTTCGACTCATTTCAAAACTCGCCGTTCACGAAGCAGGTGCCTGAGAGCGCGTTGGAAGAGATTGCGAAACAGCCGGAGCGCAGCGCGTGCCGCAAAGTTACGGTCGAGGCCGCGAATGAATAAACTCGCACACGCGTCGCTCGTTATTGTTGCCGTGCTCATTGCCTGCGCGGAGCATGAGCCGAATGAAACGCCGCCCGCAATCATGTTTCGCGGCGACGCGCAACATCGCGGCGTGTATAAAGGCCAGGCCGTGCATCAGTTCGAATCCGTGCGCTGGGCCTTCAAGACGAACGGGCCGGTGCGCTCCACGCCCGCGGTGCGCGCGCGCCGTGTTTATTTCGGCAGCGGCGATAGCTGCCTTTACGCCCTCGACGCGCTCACGGGCAACGAGCAATGGCGTTTCAAAACCAACGGCGCGGTGCACTCTTCGCCCGCGCTCGCGCACGGCGCAGTTTATTTTACGAGCCGCGATGAATGCTTTTATGCC contains these protein-coding regions:
- a CDS encoding PQQ-like beta-propeller repeat protein, yielding MPRIANWFSTHFKTRRSRSRCLRARWKRLRNSRSAARAAKLRSRPRMNKLAHASLVIVAVLIACAEHEPNETPPAIMFRGDAQHRGVYKGQAVHQFESVRWAFKTNGPVRSTPAVRARRVYFGSGDSCLYALDALTGNEQWRFKTNGAVHSSPALAHGAVYFTSRDECFYAVNTRDGKLLAKFQTGATRAYPWGFDYFLSSPLIVGDIAYFGSGDGHLYALDLRRNQLKWKFDTQSLVRSSPALFEQTIFFGDTKG